A portion of the Acidobacteriaceae bacterium genome contains these proteins:
- a CDS encoding ATP synthase F0 subunit B, with translation MATFSKKLMIAAMAVAMFAPVAVAPRAFAQEAAQHATVPSSSPVANVPEKKQEVKDESDEYRHSPMVTKLGAMLGMNVEQAATAFTVFNFLILAIAIGYGLLKMLPKTFRARSSAIQKQLVDARTATEEATSRLNSVEARLAKLDDQIADFREQAKTDSVRDEQRIKQSVEDEKEKILVAAETEIQSATATARREIQKYAAELAVEQAARKLVVTAETDRLLVEAFAHKLGAGKGEAN, from the coding sequence ATGGCTACGTTTTCGAAGAAGCTGATGATTGCCGCGATGGCCGTGGCGATGTTTGCTCCGGTGGCTGTGGCTCCTCGCGCGTTTGCGCAGGAAGCTGCTCAGCACGCTACGGTGCCTTCGTCTTCGCCGGTGGCGAATGTTCCTGAGAAGAAGCAGGAAGTGAAGGACGAGAGTGACGAGTATCGTCACTCGCCGATGGTGACCAAGCTGGGCGCGATGCTCGGCATGAACGTCGAGCAGGCTGCTACGGCGTTTACCGTATTCAACTTCCTGATCCTGGCGATTGCGATCGGCTACGGCTTGCTGAAGATGCTGCCGAAGACGTTCCGCGCTCGCTCGTCCGCGATCCAGAAGCAGTTGGTGGATGCGCGTACGGCGACGGAAGAGGCGACGTCTCGTTTGAACTCGGTGGAGGCCCGTCTGGCGAAGCTGGATGACCAGATTGCCGACTTCCGCGAGCAGGCCAAGACGGACTCGGTGCGCGATGAACAGCGCATCAAGCAGTCGGTCGAGGACGAGAAGGAAAAGATTCTTGTTGCTGCCGAGACTGAGATTCAGTCGGCGACGGCGACGGCTCGTCGTGAGATTCAGAAGTACGCTGCGGAACTGGCCGTGGAGCAGGCTGCTCGTAAGCTGGTGGTAACGGCTGAGACGGACCGTCTGCTGGTGGAAGCATTTGCGCACAAGCTGGGCGCAGGGAAGGGAGAAGCCAACTAA
- the atpC gene encoding ATP synthase F1 subunit epsilon: MADANNNSGLLQVRLVTPDRVLLDATAAAVELPSMSGYLEALYGAAPLLAELGAGEVRLHGGSAGEQTFFVAWGFVEVLPERVTILAETALHPEEIDLNEAKGELAHSQELWNQAGDDQVKYDEANAVARVAEEKIASAGHGGGAH, from the coding sequence ATGGCTGATGCAAACAATAATTCGGGATTGCTGCAGGTTCGGCTGGTAACGCCGGATCGCGTTCTGTTGGACGCGACGGCTGCAGCGGTTGAACTGCCCTCGATGTCGGGCTACCTGGAAGCGCTGTACGGCGCGGCTCCTCTGTTGGCGGAGCTTGGCGCTGGCGAAGTGCGGCTCCATGGTGGTTCAGCAGGCGAGCAGACGTTCTTTGTGGCGTGGGGCTTTGTGGAAGTGCTGCCGGAGCGTGTGACGATCCTGGCAGAGACGGCTCTGCACCCGGAAGAGATCGATCTGAACGAGGCGAAGGGTGAGCTGGCTCACTCGCAGGAGCTTTGGAACCAGGCCGGTGACGACCAGGTCAAGTACGACGAAGCGAATGCGGTTGCGCGTGTGGCGGAAGAGAAGATCGCTAGCGCGGGACACGGCGGCGGCGCGCACTAA
- the hflX gene encoding GTPase HflX, which produces MTDYTASKNHSGANRLKRSAEQERELLLARQEAIGEQAVLVCVDFSSGRPKLSPVASQARAAAAIDDAAEGLGGAGQVQPPAADLDFDAALAEFQELARSAGATIAAVIVQRRAKPDAATLVGGGKLDEIVATVASTGASLVLFDHDLTPSQARNVEARLPVTVIDRTQLILDIFARHARTREGMLQVELAQLEYSLPRIGGKGKTMSQTGGGIGTRGPGETQLEVDKRKIRGRLDRIKQQLEAVRRIRRQQRGRREAVPVPTVALVGYTNAGKSTLFNAVTGAEVLASERMFATLDPKLRQLTLPSRRKVLLSDTVGFLRHLPHALVTSFRATLEEVERAELLVHVRDAASPTLEEQKAQVEIVLNELGVGDKPTLQVLNKIDLLEPNQRVFGPGEIGVSALSGEGLQDLLTAIDAAMTADPLLEVKFRIPQAEGRVISGLERGANISHQRFEGNLVYFTAHGPGSLLERYRKFWVRDE; this is translated from the coding sequence TTGACCGACTACACCGCATCAAAAAATCACTCTGGCGCGAACCGCCTGAAACGTTCTGCCGAGCAGGAGCGCGAGCTCCTGCTTGCTCGGCAGGAGGCTATTGGCGAGCAAGCCGTGCTGGTCTGCGTGGACTTCAGCTCTGGCCGACCGAAGCTGTCGCCGGTGGCGTCGCAGGCGCGTGCCGCGGCGGCGATTGATGACGCGGCCGAAGGTCTGGGCGGTGCAGGGCAGGTGCAGCCTCCGGCTGCGGACCTGGACTTTGACGCGGCTCTGGCGGAGTTTCAGGAGCTGGCGCGTTCGGCTGGTGCGACGATTGCCGCGGTGATCGTACAGCGCAGGGCGAAGCCCGATGCGGCGACGCTGGTGGGCGGCGGCAAGCTGGATGAGATTGTCGCGACGGTGGCCTCGACGGGTGCGTCGCTGGTGCTGTTTGACCATGACCTGACGCCTTCGCAGGCGCGCAATGTGGAAGCCCGGCTGCCGGTAACGGTGATCGACCGGACGCAGTTGATTCTCGACATTTTTGCTCGTCATGCGCGGACTCGCGAGGGCATGCTGCAGGTGGAGTTGGCGCAGCTTGAGTACTCGCTGCCGCGCATCGGTGGCAAGGGCAAGACGATGTCCCAGACCGGCGGCGGCATTGGAACGCGTGGGCCGGGTGAGACGCAGCTTGAAGTAGACAAGCGCAAAATTCGCGGACGTCTGGACCGCATCAAGCAGCAGCTTGAGGCGGTGCGGCGGATTCGCAGGCAACAGCGAGGGCGACGCGAGGCTGTGCCGGTGCCGACGGTGGCGCTGGTGGGCTATACGAACGCAGGCAAGTCGACGCTGTTCAACGCGGTGACGGGTGCCGAGGTGCTGGCCTCTGAGCGGATGTTTGCGACGCTTGATCCGAAGCTGCGGCAGCTGACGCTGCCTTCGCGACGCAAGGTGCTGCTGAGCGACACGGTGGGTTTCCTACGGCATCTGCCGCATGCGCTGGTGACGAGCTTCCGCGCGACGCTGGAAGAGGTGGAGCGTGCCGAGTTGCTGGTGCATGTGCGTGATGCCGCCTCGCCGACGCTGGAAGAGCAAAAGGCGCAGGTGGAGATTGTGCTGAACGAACTGGGCGTGGGCGATAAGCCGACGCTGCAGGTGTTGAACAAGATCGACCTGCTGGAGCCGAATCAGCGAGTGTTTGGTCCGGGCGAGATCGGAGTCTCGGCGCTGAGCGGCGAGGGCCTGCAGGATCTGCTGACGGCGATCGATGCCGCGATGACGGCTGATCCGCTGCTGGAGGTCAAGTTCAGGATTCCGCAGGCCGAGGGGCGAGTGATTTCAGGGCTGGAGCGTGGAGCAAATATCTCGCACCAGCGCTTTGAAGGGAACCTGGTGTACTTCACCGCGCATGGGCCGGGGTCGCTGCTGGAGCGGTACCGGAAGTTTTGGGTGCGGGACGAGTAG
- a CDS encoding F0F1 ATP synthase subunit gamma produces MANVLDLRRRIRSVKNTRQITKAMKMVSAAKLRRAQERALQARPYAQMLTAVLESLVRRTDLFDEATGEIMHPLLVEREEKNVLVVVIAGDKGFAGGFNSNIGKAAQRFIDERRAAGQNVDLEPIGKKAIGLYKRKYPAAVYEHKEELYDNDLAKHIEDIRHRAGGVEVAFEHPTMLVKGDIAEISTMAHSIIERYERAEIDGVYIVFNEFKSVIAQRVVVEKLLPIRKLGSHEITASEEMTEEQKEAAAKAAQASGVSVLETEDKAAEAEAKKFGTADVDYIYDQAPERLFRHLMPRYVTTQIFHAILESIAAEHAARMTATDAATKNAGELIDKLSLTMNRVRQAAITKEIIEIVSGASAL; encoded by the coding sequence ATGGCAAACGTACTCGATTTACGACGGCGTATCCGCAGCGTGAAAAACACGCGGCAGATCACCAAGGCCATGAAGATGGTCTCGGCCGCAAAACTGCGCCGTGCGCAGGAGCGTGCCTTGCAGGCGCGCCCCTATGCGCAGATGCTGACGGCGGTTCTTGAATCGCTGGTACGCCGCACCGACCTGTTCGATGAGGCCACTGGCGAAATCATGCATCCGTTGCTGGTTGAGCGCGAAGAGAAGAATGTCCTGGTGGTTGTGATCGCCGGTGACAAGGGCTTCGCGGGCGGCTTCAACTCCAACATTGGCAAGGCAGCTCAGCGTTTTATCGACGAGCGCCGCGCAGCAGGGCAGAACGTTGACCTGGAGCCGATCGGCAAGAAGGCGATCGGACTCTATAAGCGTAAGTATCCTGCGGCTGTTTACGAGCACAAGGAAGAACTCTACGACAACGATCTCGCCAAGCACATCGAAGACATTCGTCATCGTGCGGGCGGCGTTGAGGTTGCGTTTGAGCACCCGACGATGCTGGTAAAGGGCGACATCGCTGAGATTTCGACGATGGCGCACTCGATCATCGAGCGCTATGAGCGTGCCGAGATCGACGGCGTGTACATCGTCTTCAACGAGTTCAAGAGCGTAATCGCACAGCGTGTGGTGGTGGAGAAGCTTCTGCCGATCCGCAAGCTGGGTTCGCACGAGATCACGGCGTCGGAAGAGATGACCGAAGAGCAGAAGGAAGCGGCGGCGAAGGCTGCACAGGCTTCTGGTGTTTCGGTGCTCGAGACGGAAGACAAGGCTGCTGAGGCGGAAGCCAAGAAGTTCGGCACGGCAGACGTGGATTACATCTACGATCAGGCACCGGAGCGTTTGTTCCGCCACCTGATGCCGCGCTATGTGACGACGCAGATCTTCCACGCCATTCTGGAGTCGATTGCGGCTGAACATGCCGCACGTATGACGGCAACGGATGCAGCGACGAAGAACGCGGGTGAGTTGATCGACAAGCTTTCGCTGACGATGAACCGTGTGCGTCAGGCAGCGATCACGAAGGAAATTATCGAAATCGTTTCGGGAGCGTCAGCGCTCTAA
- the atpD gene encoding F0F1 ATP synthase subunit beta, with protein MADTQNIGKVISISGPAVDVQFEEANMPPIYQALVISSEGFDTPAPVNVTVEVQQHLGEGRVRCIAMESTDGMVRGMKAVDTGAGITVPVGRETLGRVLNVLGQPVDQLGPVNAKAHRPIHRQAPAFDEQSTSEEMFETGIKVVDLILPFLKGGKIGLFGGAGVGKTVVIQELINNVATKHGGFSVFAGVGERTREGNDLWHEFQESGVIDIHDFNKSKAALIYGQMTEPPGARLRVALTGLTVAEYFRDEEGADTLLFVDNIFRFTQAGSEVSTLLGRMPSAVGYQPNLATEMGELQERITSTKKGSVTSVQAVYVPADDITDPAPATTFAHLDATMLLSRPLSELGIYPAVDPLTSTSRILSARVVGDEHYDVAQGVKRILQRYKDLQDIIAILGIDELSEEDKLTVSRARKVQRFLSQPFHVAEIFTGIPGAYVKVEDTVRSFKEIIEGKHDSLPEQAFYLKGGIEDVIAAAEKMKASA; from the coding sequence ATGGCAGACACACAAAACATCGGCAAAGTGATCAGCATCAGCGGCCCGGCCGTTGATGTTCAGTTCGAAGAAGCGAACATGCCACCGATTTACCAGGCTCTGGTAATTTCGAGCGAAGGCTTCGACACTCCGGCTCCTGTCAACGTGACCGTGGAAGTGCAGCAGCATCTCGGCGAAGGCCGCGTGCGTTGCATCGCCATGGAGTCCACGGACGGCATGGTGCGCGGCATGAAGGCCGTGGACACGGGCGCAGGCATCACGGTCCCTGTGGGCCGCGAGACGCTGGGCCGCGTGCTCAACGTGCTCGGACAGCCTGTTGACCAGCTCGGCCCGGTGAATGCGAAGGCACACCGCCCGATCCATCGCCAGGCTCCTGCGTTCGACGAACAGTCGACCTCGGAAGAGATGTTCGAGACGGGTATCAAGGTCGTTGACCTTATCCTCCCGTTCTTGAAGGGCGGCAAGATCGGCCTGTTCGGCGGTGCCGGCGTCGGCAAGACCGTCGTGATTCAGGAGCTGATCAACAACGTTGCGACCAAGCACGGCGGCTTCTCGGTATTCGCTGGTGTGGGTGAGCGTACCCGTGAGGGTAACGATCTCTGGCACGAGTTCCAGGAGTCGGGCGTTATCGATATTCACGACTTCAACAAGAGCAAAGCCGCACTGATTTACGGTCAGATGACAGAGCCGCCAGGAGCTCGTCTGCGCGTGGCGCTGACCGGCCTGACGGTTGCGGAGTACTTCCGCGACGAAGAAGGCGCAGACACGCTGCTGTTCGTGGATAACATCTTCCGCTTCACGCAGGCGGGTTCGGAAGTCTCGACGCTGCTCGGCCGTATGCCGTCGGCTGTAGGCTACCAGCCGAACCTGGCCACCGAAATGGGTGAGCTGCAGGAGCGTATTACGTCCACGAAGAAGGGTTCGGTTACCTCGGTTCAGGCTGTGTACGTGCCCGCCGACGATATTACCGATCCGGCTCCGGCGACGACGTTTGCCCACCTTGATGCGACGATGCTTCTGTCGCGTCCTCTGTCGGAGCTCGGTATCTACCCGGCCGTGGATCCGCTCACCTCGACCTCGCGTATCCTTTCGGCGCGCGTTGTCGGTGACGAGCACTACGATGTGGCACAGGGCGTGAAGCGTATTCTGCAGCGTTATAAGGACCTGCAGGACATCATCGCCATCCTCGGTATCGACGAACTGTCGGAAGAGGACAAGCTGACCGTATCGCGTGCCCGTAAGGTGCAGCGCTTCCTGTCGCAGCCGTTCCACGTCGCGGAAATCTTCACGGGTATCCCTGGCGCGTACGTCAAGGTTGAGGACACGGTTCGCTCGTTCAAGGAGATCATCGAAGGTAAGCATGATTCTCTGCCGGAGCAGGCGTTCTACCTCAAGGGTGGCATCGAAGACGTAATCGCTGCTGCTGAGAAGATGAAGGCCTCTGCTTAG
- the atpA gene encoding F0F1 ATP synthase subunit alpha, which yields MATIQANEITELLRQQIENYEQRVQVDEVGTIVTLGDGIARVHGLDKVMAGELIEFPHGVAGLAMNLDEDQVGAVLLGDFAELKEGDTVKRTGKIMSVPVGKELIGRVVNALGQPIDDKGPLNATQTLPVERIAPGVIDRQSVTEPMATGIKAIDTMIPIGRGQRELLIGDRQTGKTAVALDTIINSAKNNLICIYCAIGQKRSSVAGVVQTLERYGAMAYTIVVAATASEPAPMQYLAPFAATAMGEYFRDNGMHALIIYDDLSKHAASYREISLLLRRPPGREAYPGDVFYLHSRLLERSSKMSKELGGGSLTALPIIETQAGDVSAYIPTNVISITDGQIFFETDLFNSGVRPAVNVGLSVSRVGFAAAIKATKQVGSTLKLDLAQYRELAAFSQFGSDLDKVTQNQLNRGARLTELLKQPQFQPLTWVQQVAIIYAGTNGLLDDVQVKDITAFEAGFYGYMDSAQSQLLADIEAKKALDDDLKARLKAAITDYKQGFLAERQKAATA from the coding sequence ATGGCTACGATTCAGGCAAACGAAATTACCGAGCTGCTTCGCCAGCAGATTGAGAACTACGAGCAGCGCGTACAGGTCGACGAAGTCGGCACGATTGTGACGCTGGGCGATGGTATTGCACGCGTTCACGGCCTTGATAAGGTAATGGCCGGCGAACTGATCGAGTTCCCGCACGGTGTGGCTGGTCTGGCCATGAACCTGGATGAAGACCAGGTTGGCGCTGTGCTGCTAGGCGACTTCGCCGAGCTGAAGGAAGGCGATACCGTAAAGCGCACGGGCAAGATCATGAGCGTTCCGGTTGGCAAGGAGCTGATTGGCCGCGTGGTGAACGCGCTCGGTCAGCCGATTGACGACAAGGGACCGCTGAACGCGACCCAGACGCTTCCTGTTGAGCGCATTGCTCCGGGCGTTATCGACCGCCAGTCGGTTACGGAGCCGATGGCTACCGGCATCAAGGCTATCGACACGATGATTCCCATCGGTCGTGGCCAGCGCGAGCTGCTGATCGGCGATCGTCAGACGGGTAAGACCGCTGTGGCGCTCGACACGATCATCAACTCGGCGAAGAACAATCTGATCTGCATTTACTGCGCGATCGGTCAAAAGCGTTCGTCGGTTGCTGGTGTTGTGCAGACGCTGGAGCGCTATGGCGCGATGGCGTACACGATCGTTGTGGCCGCTACGGCTTCCGAGCCGGCCCCGATGCAGTACCTGGCTCCGTTCGCAGCGACCGCGATGGGCGAGTACTTCCGCGACAACGGCATGCACGCGCTGATCATTTATGACGATCTTTCGAAGCACGCTGCTTCGTACCGCGAGATCTCGCTGCTGCTGCGCCGTCCGCCGGGACGCGAAGCTTACCCAGGCGACGTGTTCTATCTCCACTCGCGTCTGCTCGAGCGTTCGTCGAAGATGTCGAAGGAGCTTGGCGGCGGTTCGCTGACGGCCCTGCCGATCATCGAGACTCAGGCTGGCGACGTTTCGGCTTACATTCCGACGAACGTGATTTCGATCACGGACGGTCAGATCTTCTTCGAAACCGATCTGTTCAACTCGGGTGTTCGTCCGGCTGTGAACGTCGGTCTGTCGGTATCGCGTGTAGGTTTCGCGGCAGCGATCAAGGCGACCAAGCAGGTTGGATCGACGCTGAAGCTCGACCTCGCACAGTATCGCGAGCTGGCTGCGTTCTCGCAGTTCGGTTCGGACCTCGACAAGGTGACGCAGAACCAGCTGAACCGTGGTGCTCGTCTGACCGAGTTGCTGAAGCAGCCGCAGTTCCAGCCGCTGACGTGGGTACAGCAGGTGGCGATTATCTACGCCGGTACCAACGGTCTGCTGGATGACGTACAGGTGAAGGACATCACCGCGTTCGAAGCTGGCTTCTATGGCTATATGGATTCAGCTCAGTCGCAGTTGCTGGCGGACATCGAAGCGAAGAAGGCTCTCGATGACGATCTCAAGGCGCGCCTGAAGGCTGCGATCACCGACTATAAGCAGGGCTTCCTGGCGGAGCGCCAGAAGGCAGCAACGGCGTAA
- the atpH gene encoding ATP synthase F1 subunit delta produces the protein MAVTNSAALRYAQALSQVVVEQKLDGAAVEAQLNDFSTMLRESADLRDVLMNPSIPEPQKLRLLDALAARTGLSSQVRNFIAVIANHDRIHEFADMVEAYHTLADQVAQVAEAEVVSAHPLDDNARRLIEQKIAEMTGDTRVKATYTQDASLIGGAVVKVGSTVYDGSVRAQLQQLKERLVSAA, from the coding sequence ATGGCCGTAACGAACTCCGCTGCGCTGCGCTATGCGCAGGCCCTGAGCCAGGTAGTGGTCGAGCAGAAGCTCGATGGCGCTGCTGTGGAAGCTCAGTTAAATGATTTCTCGACGATGCTGCGCGAAAGCGCTGATCTTCGTGATGTGTTGATGAACCCGTCGATCCCGGAGCCGCAGAAGCTGCGGTTACTGGACGCGCTGGCTGCGCGCACCGGGCTTTCGAGCCAGGTACGCAACTTCATCGCGGTGATCGCAAACCACGATCGCATCCACGAGTTTGCGGACATGGTGGAGGCTTACCATACGCTGGCCGATCAGGTAGCGCAGGTGGCTGAAGCTGAAGTGGTGAGCGCGCATCCTCTGGATGACAACGCTCGTCGCCTGATTGAGCAGAAGATTGCGGAGATGACGGGTGATACACGCGTGAAGGCTACGTATACGCAGGACGCGAGCCTGATTGGCGGAGCAGTCGTCAAGGTTGGATCGACTGTGTACGATGGATCGGTTCGCGCACAGTTGCAGCAGTTGAAAGAACGGCTCGTCAGCGCAGCCTAA